Proteins co-encoded in one Rhopalosiphum maidis isolate BTI-1 chromosome 2, ASM367621v3, whole genome shotgun sequence genomic window:
- the LOC113553058 gene encoding DNA-directed RNA polymerase III subunit RPC10-like has protein sequence MSSKVVNESSMFYIDFCPNCSNILHLDEYMGEMRQKCQVCPYFSAIKNVMLASRSFYKLKEIDSVLGGKAAWENVDSIDVVCNACNHGRAYFLQVQTRSADEPMTVFYKCCNCGHRWRE, from the exons atgagTAGCAAAGTGGTAAACGAAAGTAGCATGTTCTATATTGACTTTTGTCCAAACTGTTCAAATATTCTTCACCTAGACGAGTATATGGGCGAGATGAGACAAAAATGTCAAGTGTGTCCATACTTCTCAGCAATCAAAAATGTCATGCTTGCTTCCCGATCATTTTAcaaactaaaa gaaaTAGACTCAGTTTTGGGAGGCAAAGCTGCATGGGAAAATGTGGATTCAATTGATGTAGTTTGTAATGCATGTAATCATGGCAGAGCATACTTTTTACAAGTTCAAACTAGATCAGCAGATGAACCTATGACTGTTTTCTATAAATGCTGTAACTGTGGACATAGATGGcgagaataa
- the LOC113553059 gene encoding putative inhibitor of apoptosis isoform X1: MTPSPNHRPAVSPTLGNILKFEKNIIHMSNGCPIILNTSYPLTESISDNPLEPISRSMSDETPSWDLTTYENRLRTFDGVWKLQFITPNQMAKAGLYYLGIQDRVRCLFCSKEFDYWQRGDDPSVEHKRQSPQCPFFNDSSAGYDVCGLYGSAPADVQSNNESKKVQDFLDSVGILQQMKPPKHKEFATLEARLKSFEKCLIKLKQDVQTLCEAGFFYIGNGSNDQMLCYYCSQGLKDWEDDDEPWTEHARWSSSCSYVLLNKGKNFVDKACGMKSSEITKFNTKELFKLIAEHKDMSNLENNMKVNSTKRIHIVCQHHKLRKLDQSEISDISQIKISSDENLHLSQQRDPNTMPDSMLCKICYKEEMKVAFIPCGHVIACIQCAITLEQCAVCRQPFTMAMRVNLSMNEEKGKDLEQLPCSSSQCFEEQLDPMTCKVCHKEEMAAAFIPCRHVYACVKCATDMHECPVCTEGFCATIQVYL; encoded by the exons ATGACTCCATCCCCAAATCATAGACCTGCTGTCTCACCAACATTAGGAAACattctaaaatttgaaaaaaatatcattcataTGTCAAATGGATGTCCAATCATTCTAAATACTTCGTATCCTTTAACTGAGTCTATTTCTGATAATCCACTCGAACCAATATCCAGATCAATGTCTGATGAAACACCTTCTTGGGATTTGACTACATATGAAAATCGCTTGAGAACATTTGATGGAGTGtggaaattacaatttataacaccTAACCAAATGGCCAAAGctggattatattatttaggcaTACAAGATCGTGTTAGATGTTTGTTTTGTTCTAAAGAATTTGATTATTGGCAACGTGGTGATGACCCATCTGTTGAACATAAACGTCAGTCTCCACAATGtccattttttaatgattcctcag ctGGCTATGATGTTTGTGGTCTTTACGGCTCTGCTCCAGCTGATGTCCAGTCTAATAATGAGTCAAAAAAAGTACAAGACTTTTTAGATTCTGTGGGCATTCTGCAACAAATGAAACCTCCTAAGCATAAGGAATTTGCAACGTTGGAAGCACGcttaaaatcatttgaaaaatgtttgataaaattgaaacaaGATGTTCAAACTCTATGTGAAGCTGGATTTttctatatag gcaATGGTTCAAATGACCAGATGTTGTGTTACTACTGCAGTCAAGGTCTTAAGGACTGGGAAGATGACGATGAACCATGGACAGAACATGCTAGATGGTCATCAAGTTGTAGTTATGTGTTATTGAATAAAGGCAAAAATTTTGTTGACAAAGCATGTGGTATGAAAAGTAGTGAAATCACAAAATTCAACACAaag GAGTTATTCAAGTTGATTGCTGAACATAAAGATATGTCTaatcttgaaaataatatgaaagtgAACTCGACAAAAAG GATTCACATTGTCTGTCAACATCATAAACTGAG aAAACTTGATCAGTCAGAAATTTCTGATAttagtcaaattaaaatatcatctgACGAAAACCTACATCTTTCTCAACAGCGAGACCCTAATACAATGCCAGATTCTATGTTgtgtaaaatttgttataaagaaGAAATGAAAGTAGCGTTTATCCCTTGCGGCCATGTAATTGCTTGTATTCAGTGCGCTATAACACTTGAACAGTGTGCTGTATGTAGACAACCATTTACTATGGCAATGAGAGTGAACTTATCAATGAATGAAGAAAAAGGTAAAGATCTCGAACAGTTACCGTGCAGTTCATCACAGTGTTTCGAAGAACAATTAGATCCAATGACATGCAAAGTATGTCATAAAGAAGAAATGGCAGCAGCCTTTATACCTTGTAGACATGTATATGCCTGCGTCAAATGTGCGACAGATATGCACGAATGCCCAGTGTGTACAGAAGGATTCTGTGCCACTATTCAGGTGTACTTATAG
- the LOC113553059 gene encoding death-associated inhibitor of apoptosis 1-like isoform X2 — protein sequence MTPSPNHRPAVSPTLGNILKFEKNIIHMSNGCPIILNTSYPLTESISDNPLEPISRSMSDETPSWDLTTYENRLRTFDGVWKLQFITPNQMAKAGLYYLGIQDRVRCLFCSKEFDYWQRGDDPSVEHKRQSPQCPFFNDSSAGYDVCGLYGSAPADVQSNNESKKVQDFLDSVGILQQMKPPKHKEFATLEARLKSFEKCLIKLKQDVQTLCEAGFFYIGNGSNDQMLCYYCSQGLKDWEDDDEPWTEHARWSSSCSYVLLNKGKNFVDKACGMKSSEITKFNTKELFKLIAEHKDMSNLENNMKVNSTKRKLDQSEISDISQIKISSDENLHLSQQRDPNTMPDSMLCKICYKEEMKVAFIPCGHVIACIQCAITLEQCAVCRQPFTMAMRVNLSMNEEKGKDLEQLPCSSSQCFEEQLDPMTCKVCHKEEMAAAFIPCRHVYACVKCATDMHECPVCTEGFCATIQVYL from the exons ATGACTCCATCCCCAAATCATAGACCTGCTGTCTCACCAACATTAGGAAACattctaaaatttgaaaaaaatatcattcataTGTCAAATGGATGTCCAATCATTCTAAATACTTCGTATCCTTTAACTGAGTCTATTTCTGATAATCCACTCGAACCAATATCCAGATCAATGTCTGATGAAACACCTTCTTGGGATTTGACTACATATGAAAATCGCTTGAGAACATTTGATGGAGTGtggaaattacaatttataacaccTAACCAAATGGCCAAAGctggattatattatttaggcaTACAAGATCGTGTTAGATGTTTGTTTTGTTCTAAAGAATTTGATTATTGGCAACGTGGTGATGACCCATCTGTTGAACATAAACGTCAGTCTCCACAATGtccattttttaatgattcctcag ctGGCTATGATGTTTGTGGTCTTTACGGCTCTGCTCCAGCTGATGTCCAGTCTAATAATGAGTCAAAAAAAGTACAAGACTTTTTAGATTCTGTGGGCATTCTGCAACAAATGAAACCTCCTAAGCATAAGGAATTTGCAACGTTGGAAGCACGcttaaaatcatttgaaaaatgtttgataaaattgaaacaaGATGTTCAAACTCTATGTGAAGCTGGATTTttctatatag gcaATGGTTCAAATGACCAGATGTTGTGTTACTACTGCAGTCAAGGTCTTAAGGACTGGGAAGATGACGATGAACCATGGACAGAACATGCTAGATGGTCATCAAGTTGTAGTTATGTGTTATTGAATAAAGGCAAAAATTTTGTTGACAAAGCATGTGGTATGAAAAGTAGTGAAATCACAAAATTCAACACAaag GAGTTATTCAAGTTGATTGCTGAACATAAAGATATGTCTaatcttgaaaataatatgaaagtgAACTCGACAAAAAG aAAACTTGATCAGTCAGAAATTTCTGATAttagtcaaattaaaatatcatctgACGAAAACCTACATCTTTCTCAACAGCGAGACCCTAATACAATGCCAGATTCTATGTTgtgtaaaatttgttataaagaaGAAATGAAAGTAGCGTTTATCCCTTGCGGCCATGTAATTGCTTGTATTCAGTGCGCTATAACACTTGAACAGTGTGCTGTATGTAGACAACCATTTACTATGGCAATGAGAGTGAACTTATCAATGAATGAAGAAAAAGGTAAAGATCTCGAACAGTTACCGTGCAGTTCATCACAGTGTTTCGAAGAACAATTAGATCCAATGACATGCAAAGTATGTCATAAAGAAGAAATGGCAGCAGCCTTTATACCTTGTAGACATGTATATGCCTGCGTCAAATGTGCGACAGATATGCACGAATGCCCAGTGTGTACAGAAGGATTCTGTGCCACTATTCAGGTGTACTTATAG